One Vitis riparia cultivar Riparia Gloire de Montpellier isolate 1030 chromosome 4, EGFV_Vit.rip_1.0, whole genome shotgun sequence genomic window carries:
- the LOC117913358 gene encoding uncharacterized protein LOC117913358, whose amino-acid sequence MRRFAHIIDDLGLVDLPLQGGVFTWSGGLNNQSWARLDRFLVSPSWLDQFSGVIQRRLSRPVSDHFPILLEGGGLRRGLSPFRFENMWLKVEGFLDLIRNWWGEIEVRGTASYRLATKMKELKQKLKAWNREVFGNLEGNKSAALQQVDYWDRVESERRLSLEETKLKKEVKESYKKWVILEESH is encoded by the coding sequence ATGAGGAGGTTTGCTCATATTATTGATGATTTAGGGCTGGTAGATCTCCCGTTGCAAGGGGGAGTGTTCACTTGGAGCGGGGGCCTGAATAACCAGTCCTGGGCAAGATTGGACAGGTTCTTGGTGTCTCCTAGCTGGCTAGATCAGTTCAGTGGGGTGATTCAAAGAAGGCTGTCTCGTCCTGTTTCGGACCACTTTCCCATTTTGCTAGAAGGAGGCGGGCTTAGGAGAGGTCTATCTCCCTTCAGgttcgaaaatatgtggttaaAAGTGGAGGGTTTTCTAGACCTAATCCGGAATTGGTGGGGGGAAATTGAGGTCAGAGGCACTGCTAGCTATAGATTGGCAACAAAGATGAAGGAGCTCAAACAGAAACTGAAAGCTTGGAATAGAGAGGTCTTTGGAAATCTGGAAGGTAACAAAAGTGCAGCTCTGCAGCAAGTGGATTATTGGGATCGTGTGGAAAGCGAAAGAAGATTGTCTTTGGAAGagacaaaattaaaaaaggaagtAAAGGAAAGCTATaaaaaatgggtcattttgGAAGAAAGTCATTGA